One window of Ziziphus jujuba cultivar Dongzao chromosome 5, ASM3175591v1 genomic DNA carries:
- the LOC107421588 gene encoding uncharacterized protein LOC107421588, producing MQKLLRRSPSGPILCTAGSSPFLKAKSFPSLSSFFLPMPAAAAFSSGSSVIAAAAAASRSQKPISNFSSRFAFSSSSSCCICQCSAEKRAPFRAWVGSKPFWLHTVSDGSSSFSVSAVECAKSTDKGLDCSAGGGEDGGEKEQGLEEKQPLRLNRRQRGSSFTVGGALAGNPDLLTIPGVGPRNLRKLVEKGFAGVAELKQLYKDKFFGKSSQKMVEYLQSSVGIIHRNHAESITTYIKESVDDELEEDGSTSDMKLAQKKRITLCVEGNISVGKTTFLQRIANETLELRDLVEVVPEPIDKWQNIGPDHFNILDAFYAEPQRYAYTFQNYVFVTRVMQERESSGGIKPLRLMERSIFSDRMVFVRAVHEANWMNEMEISIYDSWFDPVVSCLPGLIPDGFIYLRATPDTCHKRMMLRKRAEEGGVTLDYLRGLHEKHESWLFPFESGNHGVLSVNKLPLHMDNSLHPDIRDRVFYLEGNHMHSSIQKVPALVLDCEPNIDFSRDIEAKKQYARQVAEFFEFVKKKKEVPTTKAGENENTSHPQIMLPNTGFWAPDKPFPESALKSLRRTMSFMSG from the exons ATGCAGAAGCTGTTGAGAAGAAGCCCTTCTGGCCCTATTCTATGCACAGCGGGTAGTAGCCCTTTCCTCAAAGCCAAATCCTtcccttctctctcttcctttttcctcCCAATGCCCGCCGCTGCTGCTTTTTCCAGTGGCTCTTCTGTCATCGCCGCAGCCGCCGCCGCTTCTCGTTCCCAGAAACCCATTTCCAATTTCTCCTCCCGGTTCGCtttttcgtcttcttcttcttgctgcATTTGCCAGTGCTCCGCCGAGAAGAGGGCTCCGTTTCGGGCCTGGGTGGGCTCAAAGCCCTTTTGGCTTCATACGGTCTCTGATGGGTCGTCGTCGTTTTCTGTATCAGCCGTAGAGTGTGCGAAGAGTACCGATAAGGGTTTGGACTGTTCTGCTGGTGGTGGTGAAGATGGTGGAGAGAAGGAACAGGGTTTGGAAGAGAAGCAGCCGCTGAGGTTGAATAGGAGGCAAAGAGGTTCGTCATTCACTGTCGGTGGTGCTTTGGCGGGAAACCCGGACCTGTTGACGATTCCGGGTGTGGGTCCCAGGAACTTGAGGAAGCTGGTTGAGAAAGGTTTTGCGGGAGTTGCCGAGCTCAAGCAGCTGTATAAAGATAAA TTTTTTGGAAAATCTAGTCAGAAGATGGTTGAGTATTTGCAGAGTTCTGTTGGAATCATCCACCGAAACCATGCTGAGAGTATAACTACTTACATCAAGGAGAGTGTTGATGATGAGTTGGAGGAGGATGGTTCGACCTCAGATATGAAGCTAGCCCAGAAGAAACGAATCACTTTATGTGTAGAGGGAAATATCAGTGTTGGGAAAACAACATTCCTGCAGAGAATAGCTAATGAAACACTTGAGCTAAGAGATCTTGTGGAGGTGGTTCCAGAACCAATTGATAAGTGGCAGAATATTGGGCCCGACCACTTCAATATATTGGATGCTTTCTATGCTGAGCCACAAAGGTATGCTTATACCTTCCAGAATTATGTTTTTGTTACAAGGGTGATGCAGGAGAGAGAGTCATCTGGTGGTATCAAGCCCCTGAGGTTGATGGAAAGGAGCATATTCAGTGACAGAATG GTCTTTGTACGAGCTGTTCATGAAGCGAATTGGATGAATGAGATGGAGATCAGCATTTATGACTCCTGGTTTGATCCAGTGGTCTCATGCTTGCCTGGACTTATTCCCGATGGTTTCATCTATCTTAGAGCAACCCCTGATACTTGCCACAAGAGAATGATGCTACGAAAGAGAGCAGAAGAAGGCGGAGTGACCCTGGATTATCTACGTGGCTTACACGAAAAGCATGAGAGTTGGCTTTTCCCATTCGAAAGTGGCAATCACGGTGTCTTATCTGTCAATAAGTTACCTTTACATATGGACAACTCTTTACATCCTGACATCAGAGACCGTGTATTTTATTTAGAGGGTAATCATATGCATTCAAGTATTCAAAAG GTACCTGCTTTGGTTCTTGATTGTGAACCCAATATTGATTTCAGTAGGGACATTGAAGCAAAGAAGCA GTATGCTCGCCAAGTTGCAGAGTTCTTTGAATttgtgaagaaaaagaaagaggttCCAACTACTAAAGCTGGTGAAAATGAGAATACTAGCCATCCGCAAATTATGTTGCCGAATACAGGATTTTGGGCTCCTGATAAGCCTTTTCCAGAGTCGGCCCTCAAATCTCTGAGACGGACCATGTCGTTCATGTCTGGATAG